TTTGaacgataaaaaattaatttaaaatttaataaattcataaagactaaaagaataattaaacttttgcttttattttatgaaaatgtTTTATGTTagtaaaagtattatttttataataaaattaaaaataatattaatcataactaatttttataaaaaatatcaatttaattggacttgattaattaataaaaagacttggattataatattattcttaaaataataaacttgattgaattataatataaaattatttatgctATTAATAAGTCAAAATCCTAGTAAgggaaaaaattaatattagaataccttttaatttcttttttgttttttcactgCTCCATGATATttaatagtaattaatattatatcattTATTTTGACGAGAAAgtattagatatatttttttattacttattcgttatttacataaataaattaatcattcattcatatttgattatactattaaatatttacaagtttatatatataaatgcaGAGTGGACCTTTCATTTGCCactccaaaacccaaaacccaaagagagtgtgagtgagtgagtgagtgagtgaatAGCAGACACACACAACACAAAAACGCAAACTGAGAAAACCAAAACTCGCCACTCTGATTCCTTCAACCACCAGAACAAGAATCACCCAGCAAGAAAGAAcccatcttttattattattattattattattatttgggtATCAACGTTTTCATAGCTGTGACGGATGCAAACATTGTTTGCTGTTTCAGGGTAcgattttgttgttatttttggtTCCTTTTCTTATGAATCTTCAAATTAAAGGTTTTGACCTTTTCTGTGATTTTCTCCTCAATGTGGGGGGCGTTAACTCGTTTtcattttgatgatttttttatttttttttaacttttgttatataaaaaaaagtaattcagtgatttttctctttgattcttgaatcggttaattttattttgttttttctggGAAATGTTGTGTCAGTGTTCTATTGGCATGTGGTTACACTTGTCTTTCATGCTTGCATTCTGTGTTGGCTTTGATGTAAGCATTGCTCAGAAGGTGTTTGTTTTTATGTGTGTTAGTTCTAACAAgctcttttttaattatttttgtttcttttcttctgacttTTGAGTTTTTGATGCAGGAGATTTCTCATTTTGGGTTCAACTCTTCAGTTCTTAGCAAAGGTATGATTTCTCTTTGGgttctttttttatatgtttacttaactttaatctttttttttttaatggtcTGATGCTGATTGAAGTGGTTCTATTGTTATTGGCGTTAGTCCTCTGTGCTTGTTCTCCCAATTTTACTGTGTTCCtattttctttttggattcCCTCGAACCCCACAATCAGTTTCTTCAACCTTTTTGGGTTCATAGCTTTTCAAATTTGACATGTGGCTCCTATTTGTAGATAGAGGATTGTTAGGCAGATAAGGATTCTGCGGGGTTTAATCTAGTTGTTAGTGAAATGGATAAAGCGGTTGATTCCAGTGGTGAGAATAAGCAGGATCAAGGGTGTAAGAACAAGCGAAAATCGGTTCATCCTTCCGTAGCTGTTGCCAGTGCCCCCACATCTTTGATTGAGTTCCCTCGGTATGAATTACCGTTGGAGCTTCCACAAAGCTTAAATGGTACTAATCCATCTGAGGTAGTATCAGATTGGTATAGAGTAGAATCAGAAATGCGTATGAACGAGCTTGTGGATTGGAATGATCCTATTGCAAACCAGCTTGAGGAATTACTGTTGTCTAATTTGCAAGCTGTTTTTCATGCTGCAATCAAGCAGATTGTTGAATTAGGATATGGTGAAGAGGTGGCTCACATGTCCATTTCAAGGAGAGCCTTATACATAGAGGAAGGAGACCCTGTCTCAAATATTGTACAGGATACAGTGAATATTCTTAAGGGAAAAGATGTTGCTGGTTCGGATGTCgtgtttgaaaattttcagCATTTGCTGTACTACACCATGTTGGAGATGATCAGTGTACTTCGCGAAGTTAGACCGTCCTTAACAGCTGGCGAAGCAATGTGGCTTTTGTTGATGTGTGACTTGAACATCTCACTAGCCTGTTCAGCAGAAGATCGCCCGAGTGGTGTTGTTCAGAATGGGGAAAGCTCTTCTGGTTCTTCTGTTCCCCAGTCAAAGCCAGAGGTTCAAATCTCTGAATCTGACATAATTATTGAGCCAACTGTCCCAAAGGAATTGCCCCATAGTCACCAGAACAAGTCTGAAGCACCTAAGTTCGGAAGTTTCCAGAATACCCCGAACAGTCAAAGTCTTCTTGTTTCAGAAGGGGGAAAGCTTCATAAGGGGAATGCTTCTTTGCTGGTCGCTACAGAGAAATCCACAGGAACTTCAGTGGGTCCTGCTAAGGAATCTAAACCCGGGTCTAGTTCCAAGCGCCATAACAGAAAAGAAATAGTAGCACTTAGGCAGAAGTTCCTTCATATGGAGAAAGCTTACAGGGCTTGTGGAAAAGGTGGTTTTAAATCAGGGAAGCTTACAAGTGTAAGTAGTTTGGTTGTTGAAAAAAGAATCAAGCAACCATCTGAAATTCCTAATCAGCAAATGAAGTGTGGTTCCTCAAATTCAACAAGCACAAAAGGAGTTCACTCAGCTGATGCAGCATGCTGTGTTTCGACCAATAGTTCCTCTACTTCAAATGGAAGAGGTAACACCGGAACATTACCTACAAAGGATGCAACATCTGCTTCTACTGTAGTCAATTCTACTACAGTGTCAGACACTACATCCAAGCCTAAGTCTGAACCTAGTTCCACTGACAATCAAAAGATTCTTGATTTCTGTGCCGGTATTCCTTATGATGAGTCTTTGGGTAAGTATGTGCCAAGAGATGAAAAGGATGAACTAACTTTGATGTTAATAGCTCGCGTGCAAGAATTGCAGTTTGGGATGCAAAGCTGGAACAACTggacaaaacaaaaagttatgcAAGTTACTGAGAGGCTCGGAAAAGTGCAGAGTGAGCTTAAAGCTCTTAGGAAGGAGAAGCAAGAAGCCGACCTATATAAAAAAGATCAGAAACTTTTGGAGGAGAATGCAGTGAAGAGAATCTCTGAGATGGAGAATGCCATGGAGAATACTAGAAAGCAAATTGAGCATGCTACTTCTGCTGCAGTTGAGCTAGAGGCAGAGAACGCTTCGCTGAAGAAGGAATTGGATGATGCGAAGTTGTGGGTTCTAAAGTCGATGACAAGCCATCGACAAGCACTTGAGAGAGAGCAGATTGTTCTTAAACAGCTTCAATCATGGGAGAGCCAAAATGGTTTACTTCGAGATGAGCTTGATGGAGAGAAGCACAGTTTATCTAACCTACTACAAGTGCTACACAAGGAGAAAAATCTTCTAGCCAACATTGAGGTATGTGCCTTTGAGTAAGAAACGCAGCATATTTACTATCTTGTCTACATTGATTTCACTGTGCTTGGTTTGTTATGAAATCTATTAGCCTGACAATCTAACTAACCTTATCACCAAACCGGAATTAATGCACAGGCTCCTTAAACTGACATGGATACTTTATGTTGACCTCCTTTTCACAATGAAactaatcaatttttaatttatgtatagaTGCTTGGAATTTATAGTTTTGTACTAGAAACATGGGTGAGGTGCTATAAGCTAATGCTACCTGAAGGTTTTTCCTTCAGTCTTCAGCTGTAATTTTCATTGTTAGGCCCCTTAAAATGTTATCTTCCATTAAATTGAGTTCAAGGGGTTCTGAATTCTTTTGGAGTGGCTCTGAATTCAAGGGGCATATTTGTTACCATGTGAAATGTAGGGTTAGTTTAAGTTTCTTGGTTTATTTGATGATTTGATCCAATCATGCTTGAAACTGAAGTaagatttttttactttttaatttatgtgTTACAATAGTGGTGAGAGGGGATTGAATCATTCATCAGGTATGTCTTTGGTGATCCATTTTATGTCAACTCTAATTAGTTATATAAAAAGAAGGACCTACTTTACAAACAAAGGGAAGGTTGTTTCCTGGGAACCTTGTAACCTTGCAGTTCCCGGTAAATGGCCAGGAAAGAATATCCATCCCTTACGGGAATCAAACCTGTGCCTTCGACATGAAAAGACGATGTGCTAACCACCGGACAATTACCTTATTTAAATAGCAAGATTTTTGTTATCCTTGTTCTCATTTTTCATATTTGGTACTTGATTGGCCTATAATTGTTGTAAACCTTACAGGGTAGACTGGAACAAGAGAGAGCTGTGAAAGAAAAGCTCCTTGCACAGGCAGCATCCATTAGAAAGGAAAGACAACAACTCGAAGCGCACATCAAATCTGAAGAGGATACTATTAGAAAAAGGGCAGCTAATGATATGCAGAaatatgtggatgatattgcAAGGCTTGAGAAAGAGTTGAttgagttaaaaataaaatccgAGTCTGAACAAATAGCAGCTCTTCGCAGGGGTGTTGATGGTAAAAATGACAAGTTCTCCAGAACCAGCAAAAATACTCTTACGGTGAAGGAGAACAAGAAATCTAATGCGTCCCAAACGATGGTTAGCAATCGAGATAAAATGTCTACCGGAAGCTTGAGGCGAGAGCAGGAGTGTGTCATGTGCCTATCAGACGAGATGTCAGTGGTTTTTCTGCCGTGCGCACACCAGGTTGTTTGTCAAGACTGCAACGAACTCCACGAGAAGCAAGGGATGAAGGATTGCCCTTCATGTAGGACCCCAATCCAACGGAGGATTCATGCAAGATTTGCCGGACATTCGAGGGCATAGCTCTGTTTTGCCAGACATTTGAAGTTCATTTAATCATCATGGCATTCCGTGTCCCTGCTCCATTTATTAATTTGGTTCTGACTTTTGAGTTTCAAGCAGTTCATAGTTCATAGTTCATACATGATGTGTTTCCCTGTTTCCAAAAACACAGACAAAAAACAGCATAGAGAAAGAAAGAACTGCCCTAACTCCATAGAGGCAGTTAGATGTAAAGTCCCTTTTTTATGCTTTtacatttataaatataatcGGTCTCCAATGAATTTCAATATGACAAAGGCTCAGATCAGTTTGTTCAAGCATTTTTACATGCCTGGCGTGTTGGATTTTCCAACTCTGCTCTAGTTTCTTTTGATTCAGGTAGTCCTCCACTCTtcatatattcttgaaaaatgGGTTATTGATATGTTTGGTTAAGGTTAAAATTGGTTGGAAAGTACACTTGGACTCATTCATGAAAATTTTCACTTGAATCAATACAAACAACTATCTTTCCTCACAATCTTATAAAATGTTTCACATAAGAAACATGGATTGTGTTTCGGATAAAACAACAGTGGTGATGTGGGGTATGTGTATGTGTAGCTAAAGGTGTGGATTGTGGAATCTGATTCTGAATGTGAAGAGTACAAAAATATCATGAAACATTTCTAAACTTATGTAGATAAAGACACATTCTTCTTTTCCAACTTAAATACATGTTTCAATTTGATCATCAAAGTATCAAACTGTTCTTTCATTTAGTGTATAATTATTTATCCTTGCTGAAACCTTTATtagtttataaatattttaaggtGTTATATTCAGCAACAGTCGATATGTCCGAGTGGTTAAGGAGACAGACTTGAAATCTGTTGGGCTTTGCCCGCGCAGGTTCGAACCCTGCTGTCGacgtttttaattaatttaattttttagttaatatttgcTCTAATAAGACttgtaaaattcattgttatttttcttctttatgtaattaaatatattctttTTGTTGTGACTTAATGAGttcttaaaagttaaaactctCTTATACCATTTGAGAATCACGATCAAATTGAGTTAAGAGGAAAATTCAAGAATGAGATAAAGTAGTAAAATGTAAAATTGTAGTTCACATCTAACTGCCTAACTAACTAAATAATAGTATCTGTGATAGCCATTAATGGCACTCTCTTAAATCTTCAATGTATATGCTCATCAATGCTGTCAACTTGGGGTGCTCAATTACCTGTCTTCCCATAATAATGTATCATCAACACTATAAAAAAtagtgattttatttatttatttatttattttggaacgAAGAGCCTTTTAGATCAGCCATTGTAgtaaatgaaataataaatgatGAGTTTTGTGTTCCAGTCactaaaatatataagaataatGCTGAGAAGACAATAATGTAAAGTTATGTtatgttatttaatatttataattttaaatgtataatatttacaattatatacttattacatataatattattaagtatttattccaacaataattaataaattcaaacaaaagctaaaaaaaagtaaattatgatTATCTATGGTTTCCAAACTATGATCCCCAACaattttcaatatataattacttaattagATTAGTCAAATACTTTTGAATATCTGTTGCAAATGTTAATGCActctaaaataaaagtaaaaagtgaagtatttttttaaaattaacgtattaaagattaaaaaaacaaacaataaaacactctaaattctaaattctaaattttatatcttaatttttaaatcttaaatctaGACtgctaatataaaatataaaaaataaaaaactaatatttatttaattaacaagGGATGAAATACTCCTTACCGAATGTGTACATATATTCAGAAGTTAAATAAACATTTCTGATAAAAATACCGTTTTAAACTCTTGCTTAGGTAGTTTTAGAAGACTCATAATCATGGTCATTATTAAgagtgaaaaaagaaaacactTATAGAAGAGAAGCTTCAATTGACTCCTCCAATCGTTTTCatatttattgatattgatTATTGAATAGTGAGTGACCACAAATTGGGTAGAATAAATGAATGATTATTATTTTACCATGCAAAAAAGGACCTACTAGACTCATTCACATCCTGAAATAGTGAGATTAGGTTAAAAGAAGTACTTGTAATGTCTAAAAATGTGACAATGATAAGGATAAAGAAATTTGtcaattcaataaaattttgcTTTGTAAGCTTCTAATAATACCAGCTCAATGCATTTGACACAAGACACACTAACTCATCATCTACAAAGATAatgtttgtttttaaaaattgagactaaaattaaaaaattaaaaaattaaaatttaatattatatttggtaACTAgagagtaaaattaaaattttaatctcgagactcaaaatttcaatttctttattACTTTTAGAAAGTAGAGATCTaagagattaaaattttttgagacgaaaactgaaaatttaataatattttttttaaatcctcatttaattttttaaattttaaatttatctcttaatctttatatttattttaaattaaacataCTACTAAAACATAACTCAGTTCggtatattttatactaaacacaatacaaaaatttaatttaatatctgttttttaattttcgtCTCCTAATTTCAGTTTATCAATCTTTTATCTCCCCTCCAAATacattttatcaatcttttatCTCCCCTCCAAATACATTGCAAGAACCACATTATTACAAAAACTTAATTTAATctctattttttagtttttgtttttcaatctCAATTTCTATCTCTCTTCCAAATGAAGTGCAAGGGCCACATTATTACTCTATATATCAACACACATGTGGTGCCTTACCTAATATttgtttattctaattaaaaCCAATGATCATCATGCATTGACTTCAATATTTGTCAACATATTGGTGTCGGTTTTCACTTTCTATGGTACCATCTTCACTTTTGTGCAATTTAGGGATTAGAATCACTCACATTGTGAAGAGGCCATATATATAAAGTGACACTACATGATGAGTAGTGCTACATTATAGTGGAAAATTATGTATATTCCTATGCCAAAGTGCCTCTTGTGTTGTGTAGGGTACATTTTGAAATAGATGTCCCTAATCCCTATATCTTTTATTCATTAGCTTTATGCATGTATTAGTCAAGTGTATATATAGAAGATGTCACTTTATGCTTCAAAATCAATTTGaatattcaatttttcttttagaaGATGTCACTTCCGAAACCATATTATGGCTCTCTTAAAAATTTGTGGACCTAGATAATGAAATTTCATTtacaaaaatgtatttttttatatatataatttaacaaaTCAAATCAAGAGAAGATGATTTTTACTTTATTCTCACAGCTACAAAATTTATACTTGTTCCGACTCAGTCCATCAGCGACCCGGGTCCAGACATGATCGCTCGACCCGAGTTAGGAGGTGATCTGCACATCATCTCCTCATCCACATGGAACCTAAACAATTAGTAGAAGCTTTCATGAAAATAGATCTGGCTACAAGGAACCCGCCCAAATACGGACTATATGAGGAAAAGGACCTACCTCTCCCTAAAGATACGTCACCTACTCTAATCTTAAATCGCCGTCTTTTATATGGATACTGACTTGAGCATCAGAATCCTAACAGGTGCTCCCACCACGGATCCAAACAAGTATCCTCTTCTAGCATCGCAGCTCGCGCCCAAGTCCTAATCTTTTCGAGTCTCTGCTCCAACACCAGTTTAACTCGGTCCACCGAACACCCAAGCAGACGTACAATACCTTTATTGtaatagaatttatttatgggaaagtatgaggagccaatgaaatatttatacaatgtatacaatggaggtttatggagtattagagatataattattagtgttacatttttcCATCAGTtgaagcttttgggatgagtggtatcatgacatggtattaaggcgctagatccgaaaggtcaagagttcgattTTTGGTGAACCCAAAAATTCaactaatttttcgaaaatatagggAATGTTCATTTCATAACTCAATagtcattgtacacattgtacaaatagacCATTGTCATCCTTGGACCACATGCTATAATGCTTGAGCGTGATGCCATAAATAGACCTAAGTTCCAATCATGAAATAAATAAGACAATTTTTGttcgaatttaattttgatacgcTGTCTTTATAAAACAGTTTTACATTCAATCATATAAAGTcacatcaacaaaaataattattttttacattaattatgtaaataattataaaaaaataaatataattaaataattatataaaatattttatattgttaatatatcaaaattaaacttatcgtaataatattttaaaataatacaaatagaCTCCTTGTGGATAATACTAGatatttaaaatgtaaaatttataGGATTGAacattaacaaataaaataacgTCTAAAATCATATTGAATTCCAAAATGTTGGACTTCAAATGGTCACTCTTGTCATATCCCTAATATGAACCATGCTTATTCAGTTCAAAAATAGGTATCATATATTGTTGTCTAATTCAAGAATAGTTTAAGTCTTTAAGATGATAAAACAGAATGAGTATCCATAAGGGTTAGTATGAAGAATTATTTACCACAAGAGGCTTATCTTCTTCTAGCAGATGTTATATCCCATGTTTTGTATCTTCAtgaataattttcaaatctgaAAAATCTAAGTCATAGGAGTATACATATTAGGGGGAAAAACATTGAACATAAGAACAGTATGGCACAGAAAGGTGAACTGGCCTATACAAAGGTGTTTGGATCCATTCCAAACTCTAAGGTTGAGGTGATGAGGTCCCCACGCCAACTCAGACTGAATAGGATTTTCAATTATCACTGAACACAAGGTTTCACACATCAATAGGaagtggtttttttttttaagtattttttaatggtaaatactcaaattagtccttaaatatttttaaaatagatattttgttcttcaataaatttttatttgtctttaagAATTACTTCGGTAAGACAAATTGATCTCTACTCTATTTTATAAGGAATTAATGCgtcttataaaaatatttttttaatcatttaattattttataataaattttattaagaatttatttattcaatatatatattaaaaataacaaaaaaatcaattaatttgaCAAAGTAATTCTCTAAGagtaaacaaaatttatttaaagactaaaatatcttatctaataTTCATTAGATCAATTTGTATATActcataatttaatattttgacTATTACATTAAATGTAACTAAAATAAGATACTGCAAAAAAATCATTACTAAAAAGCTGTCACAATTCTTCAAATCCAATTAGTTGagtatttaattaattagtaataatcaaaatataaaatgataaaTGCCAAATTATGTATCTTATACTCTAAAAACATATAttaagattataaattaaaaaaattattagaaatacaaaaaaattaaatttttaatgtatttattttatatttattaaataaaaaatttaaaatctttcactaataataaatttatcatgtaAACTAAACTCTTGTTTCACtttgctctttccattttctccacTGGCTTGTTAGTTTATCATAGTTAAactaggaaaaataaaaatgatattagCTGCTTTAAGAGCAGTTGGTGGTATACAAATAACTAAAAGTGGCTTCATTTGTGTCCATTGTATTTGTACAATCCTCCAGTTTGCTCAATTGGATTTTCAatgcaaattatatatttaaattatattagtaGTAAGCTTTGCATGTGTAAGCAACATCTAAACCAAGCTAACcctctatatttttattttgtagtgGTTGGAGAAAATGACATTGGCAATAGACATTTTTTccatctcattttttttcttttctcaccTCTCTTTTGTTTTGAGCTAAAGTTGGTAGTCCCTAACAGTTATTTCTATTTCAGTAGATTTCCTTTGGAGaatagaaattgaaagaaaagagaagtcttttgagaataaaataaaggaaGCTAAATGGCACCAATTCAATTCCAAGAATGTCCTTCCCCTTTTGTAACTCCTTTGGTTATAGAAATTGCTAATGTAATTTTGGATTATGGGATGCAATCCTAAAGTAAGTCTTGTATTAAGCGAttgtttttaaattctaaatttcaatATGACAAATAAAATTGTAATGCATAGTAACACCTTGATTTCTCTTTAAGAAAAAGCAAACGACGGCCGCGAGCAGGAGTCCGGCGGTGTATTTGTTTCTAGTCTGAAAGAGAACAACGCTGATGAAAATTCTTGTTGACAAACCAATGGCGGTGAGAAGGATTCCAGCGACAACAATGGAGCTGGTTGGCGACCAAGTGATAACGGCAATGGGAGAATTTGGAAGAAAAATTGGTGCTTTATAAATTAAGGTATAATAAAtggttaaaatttttgaattattgaaTGAAATTTGTTTATTGGATAATTTGGGTAGagttttttatcttaaatttattgGGCCAAATTTTCAGTCCATTATTTAGGTTATTCAGATTATTTGTTGTCTATCTACAGAGCCAAAATTTTAAATGTCCAAATATAATGTTGGGTTTTATTAggtaaaaaatgatttttataaataatgtgaataataaattttaaaattgattcaataaaataaaaaaacattccATTCTAAATTATCTCATAAACTTTAACATTATAAATTAGGATAATCATCTGCACACttagtgaattgaacatccaaccATTATCAATTGTGCATGAATAaatcgaataaaaaaaaaactatctaattaaaaatattaaacataatTATCTATATTCCTATTAAATTAAACATCTAACATATCCATTATTCACgtactttaaaatttttattctacctatactttttgtattttctattcTCCCATTCAGATCCTCCGCTCTAATAATAGATTAATTTGGATGAGTTGCCAAAATGCAATGCCCTTTTCAAAAGGtttcctttaaaaaaaatgaaactttCATCtataaaactattttcaaattcCAACTGAAAATTTACTAATAAAGTGTAAGctcacttcttcttctccttcttcttcttcccactTCCAATCACAAAAACCCATGgaatgaaaaacacaaacaaaaggCAGAactgaaaaacacaaaacagcTTCAACAACTTCTCACTACAAACACCACACAAAATGAACATTATCTTATGATCCCAACACCACCCACTTCTCCACCATGCTCAAGCTCCTCAACACCAAGCTCCGCCGCTTCTTCCTCCTCCGGTGGTGGCCACTACGCCGCCGTAGTTCAAGGTGCAAAGTAGTCATcacaaagaagcacaaaaacgacaacccaaaaccccaaaacgaCCCAAGCTCGAATCTTTCCACCATTTCCGATCAAAACGCCCAAATGGGTACTCAAAAACACGAAAAACCAATTCGCATCGCAACCTTC
This sequence is a window from Arachis duranensis cultivar V14167 chromosome 2, aradu.V14167.gnm2.J7QH, whole genome shotgun sequence. Protein-coding genes within it:
- the LOC107475898 gene encoding putative E3 ubiquitin-protein ligase RF4; translated protein: MDKAVDSSGENKQDQGCKNKRKSVHPSVAVASAPTSLIEFPRYELPLELPQSLNGTNPSEVVSDWYRVESEMRMNELVDWNDPIANQLEELLLSNLQAVFHAAIKQIVELGYGEEVAHMSISRRALYIEEGDPVSNIVQDTVNILKGKDVAGSDVVFENFQHLLYYTMLEMISVLREVRPSLTAGEAMWLLLMCDLNISLACSAEDRPSGVVQNGESSSGSSVPQSKPEVQISESDIIIEPTVPKELPHSHQNKSEAPKFGSFQNTPNSQSLLVSEGGKLHKGNASLLVATEKSTGTSVGPAKESKPGSSSKRHNRKEIVALRQKFLHMEKAYRACGKGGFKSGKLTSVSSLVVEKRIKQPSEIPNQQMKCGSSNSTSTKGVHSADAACCVSTNSSSTSNGRGNTGTLPTKDATSASTVVNSTTVSDTTSKPKSEPSSTDNQKILDFCAGIPYDESLGKYVPRDEKDELTLMLIARVQELQFGMQSWNNWTKQKVMQVTERLGKVQSELKALRKEKQEADLYKKDQKLLEENAVKRISEMENAMENTRKQIEHATSAAVELEAENASLKKELDDAKLWVLKSMTSHRQALEREQIVLKQLQSWESQNGLLRDELDGEKHSLSNLLQVLHKEKNLLANIEGRLEQERAVKEKLLAQAASIRKERQQLEAHIKSEEDTIRKRAANDMQKYVDDIARLEKELIELKIKSESEQIAALRRGVDGKNDKFSRTSKNTLTVKENKKSNASQTMVSNRDKMSTGSLRREQECVMCLSDEMSVVFLPCAHQVVCQDCNELHEKQGMKDCPSCRTPIQRRIHARFAGHSRA